Genomic window (Xenopus laevis strain J_2021 chromosome 3S, Xenopus_laevis_v10.1, whole genome shotgun sequence):
ataatacatataaatgccCTCTAATCTTTTGACAAACCGTTATTTATTCACTATAGTCCACACATACTGGGGTTTACTTACGATAATATCCTTCTGCCATTTCCAGCGCTGATATTCCCAATGACCATATATCAGCCTAAACATTGAAAATTGGGGAAAAAGGCAATTAGACAAGAATATACACAGGCCACATGAAGAATCCCAATTACAGATAATTCAGGCGATTTTGCTATGTATCTACACACCCTGACAGTGATTCTATTTGGAATGCCAAAACACCAAAATATAGCAGAACCCAAATTGTATGtatttcaagggaccagaaaaaaaatggtgtaaacataTAAACTCAAGGAAATGTATGAGATATTTTATAACGCTGGGGTCACAACAAAAATGTTTAGACTGCgggaaaaacataaaatcaggggtGTGAAATTAAGGTTTCTCTGTATGATACAAAGCGTGACCTTTATACTGATATAAAACATTTCAAGGAGTGAAGTGATGTGACTGTCATCTCTAAAGAGTGACCCCAAAGACCCCAGGAGTTTGAAAACCCAATAAAGAGTCAAATATAGTTGGTTTCTAATATTCATGTGCCCTGCAGTTAGAATGTATTACTCTCCTTCACTTCAGATTCTCCATCAGACATCACAATTTATAGCTTTGGATTCACTGTTATGAGAGGGGCATGTGAAGTGAGTGATGTTACATCTAAAGCGAGAGAGAAGACATCACAATACCTTAGAGTTGTAGCGGATGGTCTTGGTGCTAATGTTGCTGAGTACTTCTGGGGCCATGTATGGTATAGTCCCAGAAGTACTAACACTGCTTGTCCCCATAGTGGCAGAGCTGAAGTCGGCTGAAATTATAGGAAAAAAAGTGAgaattttaatgttaatgttcaTTTATTAATGTGGCCCACCAATATACACCATAGAGATAGAAGATACTATCCCTTTGTTCAGATTCCaagtgtcacttactgatctttacATCAGCGGATGATGTCACTATAATATTCTGGGGCCTCAGGTCGTGATGGATGACCTCCTGTTTATGAAGATGACACAGGCCCTGGGAAATGAATGaagaaaaagtataaatatttgtcATGCTCTTTAATTAATTCGATTTATCCAAAAGAGTATTGAGGAGATTCACATGAGACATACCTGTAGCACCTCCCTGCAGATATAGGCAATCCAGTCCTCTGGCAGGGAGCGTCTGGTGTTGATGAGGTCTTGCACAGATACGCCAGACCAACGCTCCATAGAAATCTAGAACACAAACAAAGAATGGTTGATACATAGATTTGTGTGGCCTACATTGTTATTGGGATGTCTGGGGAAAGGGTGTAAATCAGAAATAATctacacaagcattctggatgtaaATACAAAATATCTGGTACAACTAAGAAAGTGGCCCACATGCACCGGACTCTTTCTAACAAACGGAATCATATTTGCATCCAAATGGTCGCTTGTATGAGAGCTGTTGATGCATAAAGGTATAACATACAATATCTGAATTAACACTTCCTTACCCACAGTCCTTCACGTTCTGGCATCTTCACAGAGGCAGGGTGGTAAAATGCCCCGTAAAAGCCAATCACATTCTTGTGGCCCTTAACCGCTTCTAGGATGTCAACTTCTCGCAGGATTCCTTTTTTGATCTAGTTTCAATCAAAAGAAGTAAAGTTAATACAATGGATAAAATGACCACTTCAAGTACCCCAACCTAACTTGTAATTCTGAAAACTAAAAAGCTTGTCCCCTACATAAGACTTGCATAATGTAATTGACTTCTTAAATCTCATACAGTACTGGTTgacttatttttataataattaattaatttcataATTAATAGGGGTCAGGATATTACACTGACTGGTGCAGAAATGAGAACATGCCAATATTTGGTTTGCAAGTTCTCCTTCTATTTAACAATCATAATAAATGTGTAACAAAAGGCTTATTAGTATCTGATTCTAGTAATCGTATCAAGACATGTTACCTCAATATCCTTAACGATGGTAATGGCCACTTCTTTTTGCTCTTTACGGTGCCATCCCTGcaacaaaagtagaaaaagagACTCTGATTATTACTGTGCGGAACATTATGGGAAAGCAAACACATATACTGTGTGGATACGGGAAGGTTCAAAAgcacaagaaaaacacagaagggACAAAACTCTAAAGGGTACAACCAGTTGGCTGaataaacaaaattatccaaaacaTATCTTACTTTATAGTTCATCCCATAGTTGTCCTCGCAACCTGGCTCTAAGAGCTGCAGATATCTCCTGGGGttctaaaaaaaccaaaaaaaacattgtattagaAACATGACAAATATAATGACATTGGAAAAATCAGAGAAgcacaggaagtatagggggaACTGGGAATTGGTGTATTTGGGAGAAGGCTGGGGGTTAGAATATTTCATTCAAACCATTAAAGTTGAGCTTTTACGTTGTTTAGTGTTCAAAAATACAGTTTAACAGCCGCTTACCGTGTATTTATCTGTAATTTTATGTTGATTCACCTGGGgaagacaaaaaacatttttttttttagatcaactGTTTTTGGAAACCTGCTAAAATTATAAGTTGAAGGACAAGGCTAGGGGTGTCTATATGttagctaaagctggccatagatgttgagatttttaaaagatccgatcctcatcgtgagaccacgattttctcggaacgatcgtacgatcgtacgaattgaccattaactaaaaagaccaatttgccaggaaaacaaaggggagctgcctgcttggccctgcaaacatagatagattgcactgggaccgacaaagattttttgacctggccgatcaatttcctgatcGTTCGATgggtgttttatttgcaattattctgTACTTACTTGGCAGATGGTATTGCCAGACTCAATAGGTTGCTCCTGGTTGACAGGGTTTTCTGGTGGTTCCTGGTTAAGAGATAAAAGACAAGTTATCAAACCAACTCAGCATTTTAGAGAAGTGTAAATAATTGAAATGTTATATTTAGGGATgggtgttttatttgcaattattctgTACTTACTTGGCAGATGGTATTGCCAGACTCAATAGGTTGCTCCTGGTTGACAGGGTTTTCTGGTGGTTCCTGGTTAAGAGATAAAAGACAAGTTATCAAACCAACTCAGCATTTTAGAGAAGTGTAAATAATTGAAATGTTATATTTAGGGATgggtgttttatttgcaattattctgTACTTACTTGGCAGATGGTATTGCCAGACTCAATAGGTTGCTCCTGGTTGACAGGGTTTTCTGGTGGTTCCTGGTTAAGAGATAAAAGACAAGTTATCAAACCAACTCAGCTTTTTAGAGAAGtgtaaataattgaaatttaatatttagggatgggtgttttatttgcaattattctgTACTTACTTGGCAGATGTTATTGCCAGACTCAATAGGTTGCTCCTGGTTGGCAGGGTTTTCTGTTGGTTCCTGGTTAAGAGATAAAAGTCAAGTTATCAAACCAATTCAGCATTTTAGAGAAGTGTAAATaattgaaatgtaattttttttttagatcaactGTTTTTGGAAACCTGCTAAAATTATAAGTTGAAGGACAAGGCTAGGGGTGTCTATATGttagctaaagctggccatagatgttgagatttttaaaagatccgatcctcatcgtgagaccacgatcttctcggaacgatcgtaagaattgaccatcaactaaaaagaccaatttgccaggaaaacaaaggggagctgcctgcttggccctgcaaacatagatagattgcacttggactgacaaagattttttgacctggccgatcaatttcctgacagatgtcggccgaaaaaacgTAAGAAGTACGATCATTCGATgggtgttttatttgcaattattctgTACTTACTTGGCAGATGGTATTGCCAGACTCAATAAGTTGCTCCTGGTTGACAGGGTTTTCTGGTGGTTCCTGGTTAAGAGATAAAAGTCAAGTTATCAAATCAACTCAGCATTTTAGAGaagtgaaaataattaaaatgttatatttagggatgggtgttttatttgcaattattctgTACTTACTTGGCAGATGGTATTGCCAGACTCAATAAGTTGCTCCTGGTTGACAGGGTTTTCTGGTGGTTCCTGGTTAAGAGATAAAAGTCAAGTTATCAAATCAACTCAGCATTTTAGAGAagtgtaaataattaaaatgttatatttagggatgggtgttttatttgcaattattctgTACTTACTTGGCAGATGGTATTGCCAGACTCAATAGGTTGTtcgtgttaaaggggaaggaaacccagtcggcgcaaaaaccctccccccctcccgtgtgttgcccatcctccctccccccccctggcctacctgtcccgctgggcaaatgcccctaacttgttacttacccttctgcgcaggtccagtccagggagttcacaggcaacatcttcttccacgcgatcttcttcctgctttgaccggtgttttggcgcatgcacagtaggagcatttcgccggtacagatctactgcgcatgtgccaaaagtcacaaagtgactTTAGGCACATGCGCTAtaga
Coding sequences:
- the LOC108712307 gene encoding serine/threonine-protein kinase cst-1 encodes the protein MGTSSVSTSGTIPYMAPEVLSNISTKTIRYNSKADIWSLGISALEMAEGYYPFSRFPEKKLMKRVMHGPAPTLLWDKW